The sequence AGGTATCGGCGTCATGAATATAATGCTGGTTTCTGTAAGTGAACGCACCAGGGAGATAGGAGTCAGAAAAGCCGTTGGCGCTACAAAAAATGCCATCATTTCCCAGTTTTTAATGGAGTCTATAGCGCTCTGCCAGATTGGGGGCATTATCGGTATACTGCTCGGGGCGGGCCTGGGTAATGCCGCGGCACTCTGGCTCGAATCAGGAGCCGTTATTCCCTGGGGCTCTGCATTAGGAGGAGTGGTTGGAATGATGCTGGTAGGAGTGGTTTTCGGAGTATACCCGGCATACAAAGCGGCTCAGCTCGATCCCATCGAAAGTCTGAGATACGAATAAACTGCCGGAACCGCGGCAAGTGCTGCTATATACTGCAAGTCAGTCGGCATATCGTTTCAAATTACACGATGTTGAGACATTCACCGGAAAAACAAGGCTCTCGTCTTTTCAGGAGTACTTTTTCAGATCCGGAGATGGAACTGTAGGTTATTTCAGATCCTGAAGCGGATTGCACATTTAGAATCCGGCTTATCCAGCTTTAAAAACCACCCCATTTTCGCTTTGTGTTCAATAAATGAGCCCCGCATGTTCCTAGGTTTCCATATAAGGAACAGAATGAGACTTAATTCGTTTTCATACTGATCTGTATTCTTTCGTACTTACGTTAATTCGGAGGTATACTGCTCTGAAAAGTCTGTGTGATTTCTTACTTTAAGCTTTAGGATTAGTTGTTAGTATCCTATTTTACGGATAAAGGTTGTATGTGAAACCTTTTGCAGCCGATTTTTAATTGTATGTAAAAAAGATAGACCACTATGGATGAAGAAATTATCAATGACCTGAACGATGAGCTCGAGGGTGCAATCGAGGAGGGGCAATCCATGCTCCGAAATGAGGAATTGCAGGAAAGACTGGAAGAGCTTAAAACCGAGACTGAACTGCTGATCCGCAAACACCCGATTAAGAGCGTTCTGGCGGGAGCTGTAACAGGATATCTGCTGGCCCGCCTTCTAAAGTAGAACCCGATCCGGATTCGTCATGGAAAATGACAACAATAGCCAACATAATGAGGCACAAAACCTGACTGCCGGGGTGAAGCTCTACATTGAAAAACGTGTGGAGCTTTTCACGCTTACGGTAGCAGAGCAGGTTTCCCTGATTGCTGCGCAATCTATTCAGAAAATAATCGGACTGCTTCTTCTGGCAGGAGCTCTCTTTTTTCTCTGGTTCGCGCTTGGTTTCCTTGTGGGAGACTGGATCGATAATACCGGACTCGGTTTTTTGATCATGTCTGTGCCGCTGTTTGTTGCCGCTTTTATATTTGCGAAGAATAAATCCGAAAAGCTAACCGGCTCCATTCAGTCGGATATGATTCAAAAGACACTGGAAAATGTAAACAGTGAATTTGGCCGTCAGCTAACGGAAAATAAACGCTCAGAGGGAAGGCCTGAAGAAAAAAAATAATATATCAATGCAAGATG comes from Rhodohalobacter mucosus and encodes:
- a CDS encoding phage holin family protein, which encodes MENDNNSQHNEAQNLTAGVKLYIEKRVELFTLTVAEQVSLIAAQSIQKIIGLLLLAGALFFLWFALGFLVGDWIDNTGLGFLIMSVPLFVAAFIFAKNKSEKLTGSIQSDMIQKTLENVNSEFGRQLTENKRSEGRPEEKK